Part of the Nakamurella alba genome is shown below.
GTTGAGCAGCAGCAGGAACTCGCCGGTGGCCCGCTCCGCGGCGAGGTTCACCGCGCGGCCGAACCCGAGGTTCTCCGGGGAGGGGACCACCGTCACCTCCGGGAAGGCCGCGGCCAACGCCGCCGCGCTGCCGTCGGCGGAGCCGTTGTCGACGACCACCACGTCCAGCCCCGGGATCCGTTGCTCCTGGAGGGATCTCAGGCACTCCGCGGTGCGGTCGCGGGTGTTGTAGTTGACGAGCAGCACGGAGACCGTGGGCACGTCCTCAGGTCCCGGCGCCACTGGTCACCTCCGTAGTCACCGCTGCGGACGTCCCGGCGGCCGGGCGGTAGCCGACCACCTTGGCCGGGATGCCGACGGCGATGCACTGCGCGGGCAGGTCCTTGGTGACGACCGCGCCGGCCCCGACCACGGCGCCGTCACCGATGGTCACGCCGGCGGTGACCACCACCCCGGCCCCGAGCCAGACGTCGCGGCCGAGCACGATGTCCTTCTCGATCTTGGGCTGGTCCATCACCGGGGTGCCCTGCTCGATGGCGTAGTTCGACGCGGTGAGCACACATCTCGGTGCCAGCAGGCACTTCTCGCCGAAGGTGATCGATCCGGAGGAGTTGCCGGCCCACACCACGGAGTGTTCGCCGATGTGGCTGCCGGCCCCGATCACGATGCGCTCCCCGTTGCGGAAGGAGACGTTCGGCGCGAACGAGGCGCCCGCGCCGACCCGCATCTTCCGCACCTCACGCACGTGGCTGTACGAGTAGAAGTGGGCCAACCGGAACCCGTGCAGGTAGGTCCGGACGTCGGTGAACGACCGGACGAACGACGGCAGTCTCATGCCGCGACTCCTTCTCTCTCGTCCCAGGTGCGCCGCATCGCGGCCGCCAGTTCGTCGGCGGACAGCCCGCTGCCCGTCACCACGCCGATCGCGATCCGGGTGCCGACCGAGCAGGCCAGCACCGCGCACTTCTCCCGGGGGTCCATCGCCGGCCAGAAGATGATGGTGTCGGCCGTGCCGCCGAACATGCGCGGCACCCGCGGGCTCACCGGGAGGTACGTGGCGTAACCGTCCCAGGTGCCGGGAGTCGGTGTCGGGAAACGGTTCTCGCGTGCGGCATCGGCCACACTGCCTGCCACGGCGGCCGTCCGGCCGCCCAGCTCGTCCGGACTCCCCGCGGGCACCTCGGTGACAAGCACGCGGACGGCGTTGCCGGTGACCTCCGAGCCGCGCTCCCGGGCCGCGATCGGCAGCAGCACCCGCACCGGGCCCCGCTGCGAGGTGACCTGTCCGACCGACATGCCCAGCCACGCGGCCATGAGATCGGCGATACCGCCGCCGTTCTCCCGGGCGAAACGCCGGACCGGTGCGAGATCGTAGGTCATGACCGCTGTCTCGCGACGCTGCAGCAGGGTGTCGGCACCGCCTTGCAGGAAGCGCAGCCGGTGGCGGAGCGGCCGGAGGTTCCTGCCGGCGAACCGACGCAGCCGGCCGGCGAACGACCGCTGCCGGAAGACCCGGACCGGCCCGCCGGACCGGCGGGCGTCCCGCCCGAACTCCCGCACCGTGTGCACCAGCAACCCGGCCCGTCCCGACGGGCCGTGCTCGGTCGCGAACGGCTCGTCCGCCGCGGCGGCCGCACCCACGCCGACCGCGGCCGAGGCGTTCACCAGCTCGGTCAGCACGCGCCGCCCGAACAGCCCGTCACCCATCACGTGGTGGATGCGCACGACGAGCAGCACCCGGCCGTCGTCCAGGTCGGCGACGACCACGTCCCAGGGGGAGCTGTCCGCTGACATCGGGCCGTTCTCGAATCCGGCGACCAGGGCGGCCGGCAGGTCGCCGGCGGGCAGCACGCCGGGCACCAGCCGCACGTGGTCGACGGCGCGGAACCCGGTGTCCGGCACCCAGGCCGGCGCGTGCAGCCCGAGAACCGGCCGCAGGATCCGGCGCCGCATCTCGGGGATGCGGCCGGACACCCGCTCCAGCACGTCGACCACCGGACGCATGTCGATCCGGCCGTCCGGTCCCCGCAGGTCCGCGCCGGTCAGGAAGATGCTGCCGGTCGGACGGAAGGCGGCCCAGGCGGCCGGGGAGGTCAGGTACCGCTCGTCCACGGTGGACAGCGGGACCACCGTGGGCCGGGCGGGGTTGTTCATGCCGGTGCGCTCATGCCGATGCCGGCTCCGGGACCGTCGCCGGCGGGTGCTCGTCGACGAAACACGAACCCTCGACCGGGATCCGGGCGGTACCCACCAGGCCGGTGACGATGCCGGCGAGCATCGCGCGGTCGCCCCTGGCCCGCTTGCTCCGGCGCAGGGTGAGCCGTA
Proteins encoded:
- a CDS encoding acyltransferase, encoding MRLPSFVRSFTDVRTYLHGFRLAHFYSYSHVREVRKMRVGAGASFAPNVSFRNGERIVIGAGSHIGEHSVVWAGNSSGSITFGEKCLLAPRCVLTASNYAIEQGTPVMDQPKIEKDIVLGRDVWLGAGVVVTAGVTIGDGAVVGAGAVVTKDLPAQCIAVGIPAKVVGYRPAAGTSAAVTTEVTSGAGT
- a CDS encoding wax ester/triacylglycerol synthase domain-containing protein gives rise to the protein MNNPARPTVVPLSTVDERYLTSPAAWAAFRPTGSIFLTGADLRGPDGRIDMRPVVDVLERVSGRIPEMRRRILRPVLGLHAPAWVPDTGFRAVDHVRLVPGVLPAGDLPAALVAGFENGPMSADSSPWDVVVADLDDGRVLLVVRIHHVMGDGLFGRRVLTELVNASAAVGVGAAAAADEPFATEHGPSGRAGLLVHTVREFGRDARRSGGPVRVFRQRSFAGRLRRFAGRNLRPLRHRLRFLQGGADTLLQRRETAVMTYDLAPVRRFARENGGGIADLMAAWLGMSVGQVTSQRGPVRVLLPIAARERGSEVTGNAVRVLVTEVPAGSPDELGGRTAAVAGSVADAARENRFPTPTPGTWDGYATYLPVSPRVPRMFGGTADTIIFWPAMDPREKCAVLACSVGTRIAIGVVTGSGLSADELAAAMRRTWDEREGVAA